The sequence below is a genomic window from Actinokineospora baliensis.
ATGGCCCTGCAGCGCACAACGCTACGACTGCCGCCACCCCCACACAAAACAAGTCCGCCCCATCGAGCCGCCGCACCCAGCCCCCGAGCCAGCCCACCAAACCAGCCCCCCGAGCCAGCCCGCCCAACCCAGCCCCCCGGGTCAGCCCCGCCAGCCCAACCCACCGAGCCGACCCACCCAGCCCAACCACCGCTCCCGGAAGTCGCTGGTGCCAACTGCTCGATGGGGTGGACCTGTTTTGTGTGGGGGGACGTCAGCCGTAGCTTTGTCGCGCTGCAGGGCCATGCTTTTCGGCCCCGGCTTTTGCGGTCCTGCCACGGCTGTCGTAGGGGCCCCGCACAAAACAGGTCCACCGCATCGAGCCTGCACTCAAATCGCGGATCCAGCCGATGGCGCAGCCGAGGCGAGGATCCAGCGTAAGGCGCGAAGCGACGAGCCGACCCTGTCCACACCCCATCCAATGGTCAGAACCGAGACGTCCGGGCAGCCTGCCCCCCAGGCCGACTACCCTCGACCCCAAGACCGCGTCACGCCGATCCACCGGGCCAGCGCCGCGGCCGACCGATCCGACCCGCAAGGCTGGAGTGCCGCACCCGTGTTCGACACCCTCTCCGACCGGCTCACCTCGGTCCTGCAGAACCTGCGGGGCAAGGGGCGGCTGAGCGAAACCGACATCGACACCACCGCGCGCGAGATCCGCATCGCGCTGCTGGAGGCCGACGTCGCGCTGCCCGTGGTGCGCGCCTTCATCGCCAAGGTCAAGGACCGCGCCAAGGGCGCTGAGGTGTCCGCGGCGCTGAACCCGGCGCAGCAGGTTGTCAAGATCGTCAACGATGAGCTGGTCGCGATCCTCGGCGGTGAGACCCGGCGGCTCAACCTGGCCAAGACCCCGCCGACGGTGATCATGCTCGCCGGTCTGCAGGGTGCCGGTAAGACGACGCTGGCTGGCAAGCTCGCCCGCTACCTCAAGGGGCAGGGCCACGCGCCGCTGCTGGTCGCCTGTGACCTGCAGCGCCCGAACGCGGTCACCCAGCTGCAGGTCGTGGCCGAGCGCGCGGGTGTGGCGGTGTTCGCCCCCGAGCCGGGCAACGGCGTCGGGGACCCGGTCGACGTGGCCAGGCGCGGTATCGACGAGGCCCGCCGTAGCCAGCACGACGTCGTCGTGGTCGACACCGCGGGTCGCCTCGGTGTCGACGAGGAGCTGATGCGCCAGGCCGCGGACATCAAGGCCGCGGTGGCCGCCGACGAGGTCCTCTTCGTCGTGGACGCGATGATCGGTCAGGACGCGGTGTCCACCGCGGAGGCCTTCCGCGACGGCGTCGGGTTCACCGGTGTCGTGCTGACCAAGCTCGACGGCGACGCCCGCGGTGGTGCCGCGCTCTCGGTGCGCGAGGTCACCGGTGTCCCGATCATGTTCGCCTCCAACGGCGAGAAGCTCGAGGACTTCGACGCCTTCCACCCGGACCGGATGGCGTCGCGGATCCTGGGCATGGGCGACGTGCTCACCCTCATCGAGCAGGCCGAGCAGCACTTCGACCAGGAGCAGGCCGAGAAGGCCGCCGCCAAGATCGGCACCGGCGAGCTCACGCTGGAGGACTTCCTCGAGCAGATGCTGGCCGTGCGCAAGATGGGCCCGATCGCCAACCTGCTGGGCATGCTGCCCGGCGCCGGTCAGATGAAGGACGCGCTGGCCCAGGTCGACGAGAAGCACATCGACCGGCTGCAGGCGATCATCCGGGGCATGACGCCCGCGGAGCGCCAGGACCCGAAGATGATCAACGCCTCGCGCAGGCTGCGCATCGCCAACGGCTCCGGCGTGCAGGTGCGCGACGTCAACGACCTGGTCAACCGGTTCTTCGAGGCCAAGAAGGTCATGCAGCAGATGGCGGGCCGCTTCGGCATGCCGGGCGGCGGGCGGGCCAACCAGCGCAAGCAGAAGGGCAAGAAGGGGAAGAAGGGCAAGGGGCCGACGCCGCCGCAGAAGCGCCTCGGGCTGCCCGGCGGCTTCCCCACCGCGCCCGGTGGCAACCAGCAGCAGCTCCCGCCCGCCTTCGGCGGCCTCGACGGCCTGCCCCCCGGGTTCGACCCTTCGCGGCTCAAGTTCCCCAAGCAGCCGTGACCGCGCTGCACCTGCGCGGGGTCGTGCTCCCCGGGGAGGACGAACGCGATCTGTGGATCGTCAACGGTCGCGTCCGCACCAACCCGGTTCCGGGGGCGGAGACCGTCGTCGACGGGGGCTACCTGCTCCCCGGCTTCGTCGACGCGCACTGCCACATCGGCATCGGCCCCCAGGGCCCTGTCGATCTGGACACCGCGGCCGAACAAGCCGTGGCCGACCGTGATGCGGGTGCGCTGCTACTGCGCGACTGCGGATCGCCTATAGACACGACGCCGCTGCAAGAGCGGTTGGACCTGCCGAGGATCGTGCGCGCCGGTAGGCACATCGCCCGCCCTAAGCGCTACATCCCGCACTTGGGCATCGACGTCGGTGATCCGGAGCAGTTGCCCGCCGCGGTAGCCGAGCAGGCCGCCGAGGGTGATGGCTGGGTCAAGCTCGTAGGCGACTGGATCGACCGCGACCGGGGCGACCTCGCCCCGCTCTGGTCGGATGAGGTGCTCGCCGAGGCGATCGCCGTTGCCCACGCCGCCGGAGCCCGGGTCACCGCGCACGTCTTCGGTGAAGAGGCGCTACCCGGTCTGATCAACGCGGGCATCGACTGCATCGAGCACGGCACTGGTCTCTCGGCGGACGTCATCGCCGAAATGGCCAAGAGGGGGACCGCGCTGGTTCCCACTCTTATCAACATCGAGAACTTCCCCGACATCGCCGCTAAGGCCACCAAGTACCCCGCATACGCGAGCCACATGGTCGACCTACACGCTCGCGCGGGCTCTATGGTCGCCCAGGCGATCGAAGCCGGTGTGCCTGTCTACGCGGGTACGGACGCGGGCGGCGGCATCGCCCACGGGCGCATCGTCGACGAGATCGTCGCCCTCCACCGGGCCGGTATGTCCGCCGAGAACGCCATCGCGGCGGGCTCGTGGGGCGCTCGGGCGTGGTTGGGGTGGTCTGGTCTGGACGAGGGGTCCGCGGCGGATGTGCTCGCCTTCGAGCAGGACCCGCGCAAGGATTTGGAAGTGCTGCGTGCCCCGAAGAGGATCATCCTGAGGGGCAGGATCGTCGGGTGATCGGGCCGGGCGGCCACGACCACCCCGGTTAGTCTCTGCGCACCGCAGGAATCGCCACGGATGACGGGGGAAAGCGATGGCACCACCTCCGCCCGGTGAGCCCACCGCCGCGCCCGCGGCGGAAGTCCCACCTGTGCCCGCCGCCGAACCCCAGCGCGACCACAAATGGGGTTTCGGCGCCTTCTTGCTCGTGTTCGCCGTCTTCGTGATGTCCGCGGTGGTCATCAACGCGGTCATCGGCCTCGCGGGCCCGGACTCCACCGACTCGATCACGGTGATCCTGGTCGGCACCATCGTCCCCACCGCACTGGCCACCCTCGCCACCCTGGTCGTCACCTGGGTGCGCGGCAACGGCCCCAAGATCGACCTGCGGCTGTCCTACAACCGCGACGACCTGCGCGCGGGCCTGAAGTTCGGCCTCATCGGCCTGGTGTGCACCACCGTCGCGGCGGCGATCTGGACCAGGGTCGTCGGTGAGGAGAACGCGACCTCGTCGCTGGGCACGCTGGTGGACAACCAGACCATGCCGGTGGCCGCCGCGATCACCCTGTTCCTCTACGTCTGGCTGGTCGGCCCGCTGTTCGAGGAGATCATCTACCGCGGCCTGCTCTGGGGCGCGCTCGAACGGCTGCGGTGGGGTCGGTGGGCGGTCTTCGCGCTGACCACCGCGATCTTCGCGGTCAGCCACCTGGAGCCGCTTCGCACCTCGCTGCTGCTGGTCATCGGCATCCCCATCGGCCTCGCCAGGCTCTACACGGGGCGGCTGGGCGCCAGTGTCGTTGCCCACCAGGTCAACAACTTCACACCCGCGCTCGCCGTCCTGCTCATCAGCCTGGGCGTGATGCACTCGTGAGCGACCTCGACCTCAACAGCGACCTCGGCGAGGGTTTCGGCGTCTGGCAGCTCGGCGATGACGAAGCCCTGCTGGATGTCGTCACCTCCGCTAACGTCGCCTGCGGTTTCCA
It includes:
- the ffh gene encoding signal recognition particle protein, giving the protein MFDTLSDRLTSVLQNLRGKGRLSETDIDTTAREIRIALLEADVALPVVRAFIAKVKDRAKGAEVSAALNPAQQVVKIVNDELVAILGGETRRLNLAKTPPTVIMLAGLQGAGKTTLAGKLARYLKGQGHAPLLVACDLQRPNAVTQLQVVAERAGVAVFAPEPGNGVGDPVDVARRGIDEARRSQHDVVVVDTAGRLGVDEELMRQAADIKAAVAADEVLFVVDAMIGQDAVSTAEAFRDGVGFTGVVLTKLDGDARGGAALSVREVTGVPIMFASNGEKLEDFDAFHPDRMASRILGMGDVLTLIEQAEQHFDQEQAEKAAAKIGTGELTLEDFLEQMLAVRKMGPIANLLGMLPGAGQMKDALAQVDEKHIDRLQAIIRGMTPAERQDPKMINASRRLRIANGSGVQVRDVNDLVNRFFEAKKVMQQMAGRFGMPGGGRANQRKQKGKKGKKGKGPTPPQKRLGLPGGFPTAPGGNQQQLPPAFGGLDGLPPGFDPSRLKFPKQP
- a CDS encoding amidohydrolase family protein translates to MTALHLRGVVLPGEDERDLWIVNGRVRTNPVPGAETVVDGGYLLPGFVDAHCHIGIGPQGPVDLDTAAEQAVADRDAGALLLRDCGSPIDTTPLQERLDLPRIVRAGRHIARPKRYIPHLGIDVGDPEQLPAAVAEQAAEGDGWVKLVGDWIDRDRGDLAPLWSDEVLAEAIAVAHAAGARVTAHVFGEEALPGLINAGIDCIEHGTGLSADVIAEMAKRGTALVPTLINIENFPDIAAKATKYPAYASHMVDLHARAGSMVAQAIEAGVPVYAGTDAGGGIAHGRIVDEIVALHRAGMSAENAIAAGSWGARAWLGWSGLDEGSAADVLAFEQDPRKDLEVLRAPKRIILRGRIVG
- a CDS encoding CPBP family intramembrane glutamic endopeptidase; its protein translation is MAPPPPGEPTAAPAAEVPPVPAAEPQRDHKWGFGAFLLVFAVFVMSAVVINAVIGLAGPDSTDSITVILVGTIVPTALATLATLVVTWVRGNGPKIDLRLSYNRDDLRAGLKFGLIGLVCTTVAAAIWTRVVGEENATSSLGTLVDNQTMPVAAAITLFLYVWLVGPLFEEIIYRGLLWGALERLRWGRWAVFALTTAIFAVSHLEPLRTSLLLVIGIPIGLARLYTGRLGASVVAHQVNNFTPALAVLLISLGVMHS